The following proteins come from a genomic window of Candidatus Bostrichicola ureolyticus:
- the recJ gene encoding single-stranded-DNA-specific exonuclease RecJ, producing the protein MQWIYKDTPKEEIISKLKLDLGVNHIIAILLAQRNIKSFEEAKNFFRPKLEYLYNPFLMKDMNKAVNRILKAIKNNENILIYGDYDVDGITSVVMIYDFLKKLSNSFIYYYIPDRYKEGYGISYEGINFALSKQITLIIALDCGINNLSEINYAKKHGIDFIICDHHLPEIKNINAYAVLNPKYNDCQYPFKELSGCGIGFKLIHGLANILNINKENVYLYLDLVTLSIAADVVPVINENRIISFYGLKKLNTNPFIGIRIIVKKIKNTIDMSDIVYKIAPKINAAGRIKHANIAVELLLSKKTEEIKKLYKEIIELNNSRKNIDSMVTQEALELIKLHKEENKYTTIVYKPNWHKGVLGIVASRLIEKYYRPTLIFTATNNGKKLVASARSVIGFDIYNAIKKCSKYIDYFGGHKYAAGITIDYSVFPIFKSIFENIVKNSINEKQRYPSLTIDYCISLNDITPKLLRILKQFSPFGQDNGKPVFLSKEVLDKGGAKVIGNNHLKLNVYHIGQKKSLIAIGFGLGKYIDIVLNNRSFDIVYTIEEISYKGKNYTQLYIKDIRGTERIRTVV; encoded by the coding sequence ATGCAATGGATATATAAAGATACTCCTAAGGAGGAAATTATAAGTAAATTAAAATTAGATCTGGGTGTAAATCATATTATTGCAATTTTATTAGCACAAAGAAATATAAAATCTTTTGAAGAAGCAAAAAATTTTTTTCGTCCTAAACTAGAATATCTTTATAATCCTTTTCTAATGAAAGATATGAATAAAGCTGTTAATAGAATATTAAAGGCTATAAAAAACAATGAAAATATTTTAATATATGGTGATTATGATGTAGATGGTATTACTTCAGTTGTAATGATTTATGATTTTTTAAAAAAATTATCAAATTCATTTATATATTATTATATACCTGATAGATATAAAGAAGGATATGGTATTTCTTATGAAGGTATAAATTTTGCATTATCAAAACAAATTACTTTAATCATTGCATTAGATTGCGGAATTAATAATTTATCAGAAATAAATTATGCTAAAAAACATGGAATTGATTTTATTATATGTGATCATCATTTACCTGAAATAAAAAATATAAATGCTTATGCAGTGCTTAATCCAAAATATAATGATTGTCAATATCCATTTAAAGAATTAAGTGGATGTGGTATTGGTTTTAAATTAATTCATGGATTAGCTAATATATTAAATATAAATAAAGAAAATGTTTATCTATATTTAGATCTTGTCACTTTGAGTATTGCTGCAGACGTTGTACCTGTTATTAATGAAAATCGTATAATATCATTTTATGGTCTTAAAAAACTAAATACAAATCCTTTTATAGGTATTAGGATAATTGTTAAAAAAATAAAAAATACTATTGATATGTCTGATATTGTCTATAAAATAGCTCCTAAAATTAATGCTGCTGGTCGTATTAAACATGCTAATATTGCTGTTGAATTATTGCTTTCAAAAAAAACAGAAGAAATAAAAAAACTATATAAAGAAATTATTGAATTGAATAATTCAAGAAAAAATATTGATAGTATGGTCACTCAAGAAGCTTTAGAACTTATTAAGTTACATAAAGAAGAAAACAAATATACTACAATAGTTTATAAACCTAATTGGCATAAAGGAGTTTTAGGTATTGTAGCATCTCGTCTTATTGAAAAATATTATCGTCCTACATTAATATTTACAGCAACAAATAATGGCAAAAAATTAGTAGCTTCAGCGCGTTCTGTTATTGGATTTGATATTTATAATGCTATTAAAAAATGTTCAAAATATATAGACTATTTCGGAGGACATAAATATGCTGCAGGTATTACTATAGATTATTCAGTTTTTCCTATTTTTAAGTCTATATTTGAAAATATAGTAAAAAATAGTATTAATGAAAAACAACGTTATCCTAGTCTAACAATTGATTATTGCATATCCCTAAATGATATAACCCCAAAATTATTACGTATTTTAAAACAATTTTCTCCTTTTGGTCAAGACAACGGAAAACCAGTCTTTTTATCAAAAGAAGTTTTAGATAAAGGAGGTGCTAAAGTAATAGGTAATAATCATTTAAAATTAAATGTATATCATATAGGACAAAAAAAAAGTTTAATTGCAATTGGCTTTGGATTAGGTAAATATATTGATATTGTTTTAAATAATAGATCATTTGATATTGTCTATACAATAGAAGAAATTTCTTATAAAGGTAAAAATTATACACAATTGTATATAAAGGATATAAGAGGCACCGAACGGATTCGAACCGTTGTATAA
- a CDS encoding superoxide dismutase, translating to MMFKLPILSYKYDALEPYIDSSTMEIHHTKHHASYTLNLNNAIKELNLCDQSIEQILKNNIDNTVIRNNGGGYYNHNFFWKIISPNNKKDNKPSDSLIVDINNKFGSFENFKEIFSNVAIKHFGSGWAWLYLNINNELTINSTINQDNPLMYGEGIPIMALDVWEHAYYLRYQNRRNEYIEAFWNVINWDEVSKNFENNKN from the coding sequence ATTATGTTCAAACTTCCTATTTTATCATATAAATATGATGCTTTAGAACCTTATATAGATTCTAGTACTATGGAAATACATCATACTAAACATCATGCATCATACACTTTAAATTTGAATAATGCTATCAAAGAATTAAATTTATGTGACCAATCAATAGAACAAATTTTAAAAAATAATATAGATAATACTGTTATTCGCAATAATGGAGGAGGGTATTATAATCATAATTTCTTCTGGAAGATTATTTCTCCCAATAATAAAAAAGACAACAAACCTTCAGATTCTTTAATTGTAGATATTAATAATAAATTCGGTTCTTTTGAAAATTTCAAAGAAATATTTTCTAATGTTGCTATAAAACATTTTGGGTCAGGATGGGCTTGGTTATATTTAAATATTAATAATGAATTAACAATTAATTCTACAATTAATCAAGATAATCCATTAATGTATGGTGAAGGAATACCTATAATGGCATTAGATGTATGGGAACATGCTTATTATCTTCGTTATCAAAATCGTCGCAATGAATATATAGAAGCATTTTGGAATGTTATTAATTGGGATGAGGTATCAAAAAATTTTGAAAATAATAAAAATTAA
- a CDS encoding signal peptidase II: MKKFILITLIIILIDQSLKIYVKTHLKLGDNIYIFPWLKIFFIENPGMAYGYNLGGYIGKIILNIIRLIFISIYLLNIKKITKFKKKLIIPISLILAGAIGNTIDSTLYGLIFNTGTIYDPICNKWIGYTGLSKLATPSYSYSFFMGGCVVDIFKLTLINTYINIPFFGRKHFEIFKPIFNVADLSIFIGINILFFLFFFKKK; encoded by the coding sequence TTGAAAAAATTTATATTAATTACATTAATTATAATTTTAATAGATCAAAGTTTAAAAATATATGTAAAAACCCATTTAAAATTAGGTGATAACATATATATATTTCCATGGTTAAAAATTTTTTTTATAGAAAATCCAGGAATGGCTTATGGTTATAATTTGGGAGGATATATAGGAAAAATAATTTTAAATATTATTCGTTTAATATTTATTAGTATTTATTTATTGAATATAAAAAAAATTACAAAATTTAAAAAAAAATTAATAATTCCAATTAGTTTAATATTGGCAGGAGCTATAGGAAATACTATTGATTCTACTTTATATGGTTTAATATTTAATACTGGCACTATATATGATCCAATATGTAATAAATGGATAGGTTATACAGGATTATCTAAATTGGCTACTCCTAGTTATAGTTATTCTTTTTTTATGGGAGGATGTGTTGTAGATATATTTAAATTAACATTAATTAATACATATATAAATATTCCATTTTTTGGTAGAAAACATTTTGAAATATTTAAACCTATTTTTAATGTAGCAGATTTGTCAATATTTATAGGAATAAATATTTTATTTTTTTTATTTTTTTTTAAAAAAAAATAA
- a CDS encoding TraR/DksA C4-type zinc finger protein: MTINKKIGYSIKEREEFEKLILDKLEKAKKDLSFLKESFVNDQNNGTDDTSPTFKVFEEGAETLSKEQNAQLISHIQKLITNLENALLRVKRPDYGICSITGNIIPKERLIAIPYTTLSIEGKQMIEGKKF; the protein is encoded by the coding sequence ATGACAATAAATAAAAAAATTGGTTATTCAATAAAAGAAAGAGAAGAATTTGAAAAATTAATTTTAGATAAACTTGAAAAAGCAAAAAAAGATTTATCATTTTTAAAAGAATCATTTGTAAATGATCAAAATAATGGTACTGATGATACATCTCCTACATTTAAAGTTTTTGAAGAAGGAGCAGAAACTTTAAGCAAAGAACAAAATGCACAATTAATATCACATATACAAAAACTTATTACTAATTTAGAAAATGCTTTACTTAGAGTCAAAAGACCAGATTATGGAATTTGTAGTATAACAGGAAATATTATACCTAAAGAACGTTTAATAGCTATACCTTATACAACTTTAAGTATTGAAGGTAAACAAATGATTGAAGGAAAAAAATTTTGA
- the ileS gene encoding isoleucine--tRNA ligase, which produces MFKIYKELNFEKIINNIIDFWIKKNIFEKSISSRKSSSAYIFYEGPPSANGKPGIHHVMGRTIKDIFCRFFTLKGKQVKRKAGWDTHGLPIELNVEYKLGINKEDIGNKISIKEYNNICKSSVMRYTNVWNELTKKLGYWIDLKNPYITYETKYIESIWWSIKELYKKKLLYKDYTIQPYSPSAGTSLSSHELNMPGAYKNITDLTITVQFKAIKESLPIEFQSIKGDIYFLVWTTTPWTIPSNTALAINKYIDYQLISTYNPKINIILAKQLVEKNLNIPYFTLLEFKGNKIIGSRYEQLLNWALPYKDVENAFQIIHGDFIKTNEGTGIVHIAPTFGLDDALIAKKYGIPPMLIINEKKEIVPLVDLQGRFLKSIKNNFAGRYVKNEYYRNNNEIPKNSVDEDIAILLKKNNKAFKIEKYTHAYPHCWRTEKPILYYPLDSWIIKTTNLKNRLVELNKMINWTPKVTGEKRFNNWLKNINDWNLSRSRYWGIPLPIWKSNNNELLIIGSIEELIMEIKKSIKKGFMKENPFKDFVIGNMSNENYNKIDLHKQIVDQIILVSDSGSIMKREPDLIDVWFDSGAMPYAQWHYPFENKNFIDNKKYFPADLVAEGVDQTRGWFYTLHAISCMLFDSIAYKNVISNGIVLDKKGHKMSKSKGNTINPFEILDNFGADTVRWYMISNTQPGENLKFDIEGIEEIKRKFFGTLYNTYIFFAVYANIDGFKYQEKYININDRPEIDCWILSELNSLIKKVDYYYTNYNPTLAARSIMNFVIDNLSNWYIRLCRRRFWKTNYSIDKISAYQTLYECLLTISKIASPIAPFFMENLYKDLNDTTKKELFESVHLSYFPKYNDNIINEELEYRMHLTKKVTSMAFSLRKKGKIKVRQPLQELLIITNDKKKLQSTLSIIKQEVNVKNIYFLDQNENSNSLIKKIKPNFKLLGSRLKEKLKLVINAINNFTQKDILKIEQEGKYILDIQGEKIILLKEEFEIYTCGINDWLVISEKDLTLSLNTHITESLKKEGLIRDFISLIQKLRKKNKLEVTDKILIFLKCESQLFYNIIIEHQNYICEETMALNLSFQNFNNINKIINLAGYHIYIYIKKYDNK; this is translated from the coding sequence ATGTTTAAAATATATAAAGAATTAAATTTCGAAAAAATTATTAATAATATAATAGATTTTTGGATTAAAAAAAATATTTTTGAAAAAAGTATTTCATCTAGAAAATCTTCATCTGCTTATATTTTTTATGAAGGTCCTCCATCTGCTAATGGCAAACCAGGTATTCACCATGTTATGGGAAGAACTATTAAAGATATTTTTTGTAGATTTTTCACTTTAAAAGGTAAACAAGTAAAACGTAAAGCTGGTTGGGATACTCATGGATTGCCTATAGAACTTAATGTAGAATATAAATTAGGTATAAATAAAGAAGATATTGGCAATAAAATTAGCATAAAAGAATATAATAATATTTGTAAATCATCAGTAATGCGTTATACAAATGTTTGGAATGAACTAACTAAAAAATTAGGTTATTGGATAGATCTTAAAAATCCATATATAACATATGAAACTAAATATATAGAAAGTATTTGGTGGTCTATAAAAGAATTATATAAAAAAAAATTGTTATATAAAGATTATACAATTCAACCATATTCTCCTTCAGCAGGTACTAGTTTAAGTTCACATGAATTAAATATGCCAGGTGCTTATAAGAATATAACAGATCTAACAATAACTGTTCAATTCAAAGCTATCAAAGAAAGTCTTCCTATTGAATTTCAATCAATTAAAGGAGATATTTATTTTTTAGTTTGGACTACTACACCATGGACTATACCATCTAATACTGCTTTAGCTATAAATAAGTACATTGATTATCAATTAATATCTACTTATAATCCTAAAATTAATATTATTTTAGCTAAACAATTAGTAGAAAAAAATTTAAATATACCTTATTTTACTTTACTAGAATTTAAAGGTAATAAAATAATAGGTAGTAGGTATGAACAATTATTAAATTGGGCTTTACCATATAAAGATGTAGAAAATGCATTTCAAATTATTCATGGAGATTTTATAAAGACCAATGAAGGAACTGGTATTGTACATATTGCACCAACATTTGGTTTGGATGATGCTTTAATCGCTAAAAAATATGGAATTCCACCTATGTTAATAATAAATGAAAAAAAAGAAATTGTTCCTTTAGTAGATTTACAAGGTAGATTTTTAAAATCTATAAAAAACAATTTCGCTGGAAGATACGTTAAAAATGAATATTATAGAAATAATAATGAAATACCTAAAAATTCAGTAGATGAAGATATTGCTATTCTTTTGAAAAAAAATAATAAAGCGTTTAAAATAGAAAAATATACTCATGCTTATCCACATTGTTGGCGTACAGAAAAACCAATTTTATATTATCCATTAGATTCTTGGATAATTAAAACTACAAATCTAAAAAATAGATTGGTTGAATTAAATAAAATGATTAATTGGACTCCCAAAGTAACTGGAGAAAAACGATTTAATAATTGGTTAAAAAATATTAATGATTGGAATCTATCTCGTTCTAGATATTGGGGAATACCATTACCAATATGGAAATCTAATAATAATGAACTCCTAATTATAGGATCTATAGAAGAATTAATTATGGAAATAAAAAAATCTATTAAAAAAGGATTTATGAAAGAAAATCCTTTTAAAGATTTTGTAATAGGAAATATGAGTAATGAAAATTATAATAAAATAGATTTGCATAAACAGATTGTAGATCAAATTATATTAGTATCTGATTCTGGAAGTATTATGAAAAGAGAACCTGATTTAATAGATGTATGGTTTGATTCTGGAGCTATGCCATATGCACAATGGCATTATCCATTTGAAAATAAAAATTTTATTGATAATAAAAAATATTTTCCTGCTGATCTTGTTGCAGAAGGTGTAGATCAAACACGTGGTTGGTTTTATACACTTCATGCTATATCATGTATGTTATTCGATTCAATCGCATATAAAAATGTTATATCTAATGGAATAGTTTTAGATAAAAAAGGACATAAAATGTCTAAAAGCAAAGGCAATACAATAAATCCTTTCGAAATTTTAGATAATTTTGGAGCCGATACAGTTCGTTGGTATATGATATCTAATACTCAACCTGGTGAAAATTTAAAATTTGATATCGAAGGTATTGAAGAAATAAAACGAAAATTTTTTGGTACACTTTATAATACATATATTTTTTTTGCAGTATATGCTAATATTGACGGATTTAAATATCAAGAAAAATATATTAATATAAATGATAGACCAGAAATTGATTGTTGGATACTTTCAGAATTAAATTCTTTAATAAAAAAAGTTGACTATTATTATACTAATTATAATCCTACTTTAGCAGCGAGATCAATAATGAACTTTGTAATAGATAATTTAAGTAATTGGTATATACGTTTATGTCGTCGTCGTTTTTGGAAAACTAATTATTCAATAGATAAAATTTCAGCATATCAAACACTTTATGAATGTTTGTTAACTATATCTAAAATTGCTTCACCAATTGCTCCTTTTTTTATGGAAAATCTTTATAAAGATTTAAATGATACAACAAAAAAAGAACTTTTTGAAAGTGTTCATTTATCTTATTTTCCAAAATATAATGATAATATTATAAATGAAGAATTAGAATATAGAATGCATTTAACTAAAAAAGTCACTTCAATGGCATTTTCTTTAAGAAAGAAAGGAAAAATAAAAGTAAGACAACCTTTACAAGAATTATTAATTATCACAAATGATAAAAAAAAGTTACAATCAACATTATCTATAATTAAACAAGAGGTTAATGTTAAAAACATATATTTTTTAGATCAAAATGAAAATTCAAATTCTTTAATTAAAAAAATTAAACCTAATTTTAAACTTTTAGGATCAAGATTAAAAGAAAAATTAAAATTAGTTATTAATGCTATAAATAATTTTACTCAAAAAGATATATTAAAAATAGAACAAGAAGGAAAATATATACTTGATATTCAAGGTGAAAAAATTATTCTTCTAAAAGAAGAATTTGAAATTTATACTTGTGGCATAAATGATTGGTTAGTTATTTCTGAAAAAGATTTAACTTTAAGTTTAAATACACATATTACAGAAAGTCTTAAAAAAGAAGGGTTAATTAGAGATTTTATTAGTTTAATACAAAAATTAAGAAAAAAAAATAAATTAGAAGTAACTGATAAAATATTAATTTTTTTAAAATGTGAATCACAATTATTTTATAATATAATTATAGAACATCAAAATTATATTTGTGAAGAAACTATGGCATTAAATTTATCATTTCAAAATTTTAATAATATTAATAAAATAATTAATTTAGCAGGTTATCATATATATATTTATATTAAAAAATATGACAATAAATAA
- a CDS encoding phospholipase, which produces MLKHITKQPLIKKKNPPLFLLLHGYGGNENDFFSLTKELPQYFFFISLRAFHNLNDIGFCWYNIYNDIKIYNTSQAIKSIKEIIKFIHDSILFYNLNKNNIWLCGFSQGAILSYAIALHYPEIIKKIIILSGFPDTNLLPNTKKENYKTLDFFISHGKNDSIIPIEWAKQGPIILDNYNINYYYREYEAEHNLNYDNYYDLTKWVKEKYE; this is translated from the coding sequence ATGCTAAAACATATAACTAAACAACCTTTAATAAAAAAAAAGAATCCACCATTATTTCTATTATTACATGGATATGGTGGAAATGAAAATGATTTTTTTTCTTTGACAAAAGAATTACCACAATATTTTTTTTTTATTAGTTTACGTGCATTCCATAATTTGAATGATATCGGTTTTTGTTGGTATAATATTTATAATGATATAAAAATATATAATACTTCACAAGCTATTAAATCAATTAAAGAAATAATTAAATTTATTCATGACTCTATATTATTTTATAATTTAAATAAAAATAACATATGGTTATGTGGATTTAGTCAAGGAGCTATTTTAAGTTATGCTATTGCCTTACATTATCCTGAAATAATAAAAAAAATAATCATATTAAGTGGATTTCCTGATACAAATTTATTACCTAATACAAAAAAAGAAAATTATAAAACATTAGATTTTTTTATTTCTCATGGAAAAAATGATTCTATAATACCTATAGAATGGGCAAAACAAGGTCCTATAATATTAGACAATTATAATATTAATTATTATTATAGAGAATATGAAGCAGAACATAATTTGAATTATGATAATTATTATGATTTAACTAAATGGGTAAAAGAAAAATATGAATAA
- the sucC gene encoding ADP-forming succinate--CoA ligase subunit beta has product MNLHEYQSKEILKSFGIKVPRYVIVDDIENSIELAKKLHKETDTKCFIIKAQIHAGGRGIGGGIKIAKSLKEVKEKVSKILGRHLITPQTTKEGKLVNKVMIAEDIYYEGKYEIKEYYISILFDRIKNKNIIIYSNEGGIDIEHIAKNNPNKILYEEIDSYGLQSFQARKIAFNLKLNGQSFNEFIEFLYSLYRAYIKSDATLLEINPLLKTSDNHIVAVDAKIIIDDNALFRHNDYLSMRDLKEENPIEVEASKFGLKFIKLTGNVACVVNGAGLAMATMDMIKLYGGDPANFLDIGGNADKKCIEIAFNIILNDKNVKIIFVNIFGGIVRCDIVSLGIINACKKNKILKPIVIRFNGTNYELAINMINKNLLKNIYYANSLKEAMENIKSLL; this is encoded by the coding sequence ATGAATTTACATGAATATCAAAGTAAGGAAATATTAAAATCTTTTGGAATCAAAGTACCTCGTTATGTTATAGTTGATGATATAGAAAATTCAATAGAATTAGCTAAAAAATTACATAAAGAAACAGATACTAAATGTTTTATTATAAAAGCTCAAATTCACGCTGGAGGAAGAGGAATAGGTGGAGGTATAAAAATAGCAAAATCTTTAAAAGAAGTTAAAGAAAAAGTATCTAAAATATTAGGAAGGCATTTAATTACTCCACAAACTACTAAAGAAGGAAAATTAGTTAATAAAGTTATGATTGCAGAAGATATTTATTATGAAGGTAAATATGAAATAAAAGAATATTATATATCTATATTATTTGATAGAATCAAAAACAAAAATATTATTATATATTCAAATGAAGGTGGAATAGATATTGAGCATATAGCTAAAAATAATCCTAATAAAATATTATATGAAGAAATAGATTCATATGGACTTCAATCTTTTCAAGCTAGAAAAATTGCATTTAATTTAAAATTAAATGGACAATCTTTTAATGAATTCATAGAATTTCTATATTCTTTATATAGAGCATATATTAAATCTGATGCTACTCTTTTGGAAATTAATCCTTTATTAAAAACTTCAGATAATCATATTGTTGCTGTTGATGCTAAAATAATTATTGATGATAATGCATTATTTCGTCATAATGATTATTTATCTATGCGTGATCTTAAAGAAGAAAATCCCATTGAAGTAGAAGCTTCTAAATTTGGATTAAAGTTTATAAAACTTACAGGTAATGTTGCATGTGTAGTTAATGGTGCTGGTTTGGCTATGGCAACTATGGATATGATTAAATTATATGGAGGTGATCCAGCTAATTTTTTAGATATTGGTGGAAATGCTGATAAGAAATGTATTGAAATAGCTTTTAATATTATTTTAAATGATAAAAATGTAAAAATAATATTTGTTAATATTTTTGGTGGAATTGTACGTTGTGATATAGTATCACTAGGTATTATTAATGCTTGTAAAAAAAATAAAATATTAAAACCAATAGTTATTCGTTTTAATGGTACTAATTATGAATTAGCAATAAATATGATTAATAAAAATTTATTAAAAAATATTTATTATGCTAATTCTTTAAAAGAAGCAATGGAAAATATTAAGTCTTTATTATAA